ACCAAAACGGCGGCGATTCTTTCGGCAAACGGCGCGGCGTGCGTTCCCGTCGGCATGGACGACGCCGGAATAACGGAAGAAAATCTGCTGAGTACCCGCGCCGACGTGGCGCACGTATCGCCGGCTCACCATTTTCCGACCGGAATCGTCATGCCCGTCAAGCGGCGGCAGGAACTGCTCGTCTGGGCGGCGCGCGGCGGACATTATATTATAGAAGACGATTACGACAGCGAATTCCGTTTTACCGGCAGACCGATCGCAACGCTGCAAAGCGCGGACAGCGGCGGACGGGTGATCTATATGAATACGTTTTCCAAAACGCTCGCGCCGTCGTTCCGTATCAGTTACATGATACTGCCGAAGCAGCTCAGCCGGCGCTTCCAGACGGAATTCGGGTTTTATTCGTGTACGGTTTCCAGTTTTGAACAGCTCGCGCTCGCCCAATTTATCCGGCAGGGATTTTATGAAAAGCATCTTATCAGAATGAAAAACTATTACCGAAATTTGCGCAACGACCTGATTTCCGCACTGGAACGCAGCGCGCTCCGGCCGCTTATGGAAATACAGGAAAAAAACGCGGGACTGCATTTTCTGCTCAAGATTGACACGGATAAAACAGACGCGCAGCTTAAAACGCAGGCTGAACGGAACGGACTCGCCGTTTCGTTCCTGTCCGATTATCTGTACGCCGGCACCGCGCCTGATTTTCCGGCAGACGGAACGCGCACGCTCGTCGTCAACTATTCGGGCATCAGAAAAGAACAGATACCGCAGATTATCGCGCGTT
This sequence is a window from Treponema brennaborense DSM 12168. Protein-coding genes within it:
- a CDS encoding PLP-dependent aminotransferase family protein yields the protein MLTIDFSRRGAKSFTECIYEDLKDRIGRGAILADEKLPSKRALADHLGVSVITVQNAYEQLIAEGYVYSREKKGYFATPLESDSMHSGEPLPRQQSEARLPHAAPQGAQGAAKNAPQGAQGAAKNAPQGAQGARFSEARRAGDSVDLRSNSTSSEKFPFTLWAKLLRAVLNGPQERLLQPIPPQGLEELRGAIAEYVERFRNMSVSADQIVIGAGTEYLYGLIVQLLGRGKTYAVENPGYTKTAAILSANGAACVPVGMDDAGITEENLLSTRADVAHVSPAHHFPTGIVMPVKRRQELLVWAARGGHYIIEDDYDSEFRFTGRPIATLQSADSGGRVIYMNTFSKTLAPSFRISYMILPKQLSRRFQTEFGFYSCTVSSFEQLALAQFIRQGFYEKHLIRMKNYYRNLRNDLISALERSALRPLMEIQEKNAGLHFLLKIDTDKTDAQLKTQAERNGLAVSFLSDYLYAGTAPDFPADGTRTLVVNYSGIRKEQIPQIIARLNKAVAG